CGAGGAATAATGATTGCGATGAGTTTACTTTTATTGGTCTTCAAACCACGTGCGAAAACATTCACTTGATACCCTGTGGACTCAATGGCGTTTTTTATCTTCGCTTTATTTTCGTCGCTGACATACCCATTATTAAAATACCGTGACACGGTACTTATTGAAACACCTGCAGCTTCTGCAACATCTTTGATTGTCATACCATCACCTCAGCTCTATTGTATCACAACATCGAAACCTCAGGTTCACAAAAAATACTTGAGGTTTTTTGTGGAAAGTGAGCGGTGTGAAATGGCTGTACATGTGATCCTTATTTTGTGAATCATTATTCTATCAACCTAAAGATTCACGATAAGTGATGTGTATTGTGGTTTAGTTATGCTCTATAAAAAAGATAAATTAAGAGTGGTGTCACTTTTGCAAGGTTTTATTTGTAATAAGTGTAGGAGGGTAGATGATGAGAGACGATTTATTTTTAAAGGTTTTGAATCAAAACAAAGATCCGATGTTTCGCTATTGTGTTTCAATCACACATAATTTTCATGATGCAGAGGATTTGGTTCAAGAAGCATTTATAAAATTATATGAATTAGAAATTGACGATGAAACGCATGCCAAAAATTGGCTGTATAAAGTCTGCCATAATGCAGGGGTACTTGAATACGCAGTCCCTATGTATCGCTTCCATGTTTATGTTGAAGGTGTTGCGATTGATGGGGAGGAACTCCTGGTTGAGCTCTTTGTTCCTGCGCTTTAAAATCATGGGATTTTACGTCAAAACAAAAGACCTTCGGGTCTTTTTGTGTGTGAACTTTTGGTGAACACCCTTTTTCACATAAAATTATCATCAAAAACACAAAGAATATCACGTAAAATTCAAGGATAATCATATTAAGAAAAAGGTTTATATGGTAAAATAGACTATGAAAGGAATCGTATGACTAACTATTATATAGAATGCCTTGAGACATTAGAGACCCTAATGGAAGCGGGGAAATTGGAAGAAGTAAATCGAATTTTAATTCAAGAATTAAACATGCCCTATGTGCCAGAACCATACTTAACGAAATTTAACGAGCTTAAATCACGTGTTCATGAGTCAAGGGGAGGTTCACGTAAATCATTGTGTTTTGATGAAATCATTGACCTACTACAAAAAGACACAACGTCGCAAATGGTCGCCTTGAGTTCACTGGAATCGATGAATTTGCACCGGTATCAAGGGGATATCAAAGAACTTCTTGAATTAAACACGCTCGATGATGTTGTGAAAAAACATATCCTGATTTGTTGTAAAGAACAGAATTTGGATATGACTGTGAAAATTCAAATGAATGGAAGCGAAGTGAGTGTTGATATAGCACAGCTTCAAGATCCATTCACCAATCCAAAGTATCTTGAAATCTATCAAGCACTCAGTGAAACATTTGAAGTAAATAACCCATCAATGTTCGCAATTAGTCTTGAAGTGCTCAATGGACGTGTCTTTGAAGCATACCCATTTTGGGATGATTCACTGGATGCTACGTCGATTGAAAAGCAAGTAAATACGTTTTTTGGAATTGATGTATAGTTAATGCGCAGTTATTTTATTTTTGATAAAATATAGATGAATCAATGTTTTAGCACTCATTTGTTGACAGTGCTAATTATTATGTTATAATAGTTTCGTACCAGGAGGAATATATGAAATCTACATGGACTTTAAATGAAAACTCAACAGGGAAATTGATCGTTGAGGTTGAACCAAAAGCGTGGCAAGAAGCGCAAGAAAAAGCGATGGATGCTTTAATTAAGAATGTTGAAATTGAAGGATTCCGTAAGGGCCATGCACCTAAGAAATTGGCTGCAAAACAAGTAAATCCACAAAGTGTAATGCTTGATGCGGTAAACGTTGTCGCAAATGATGCATTTGTTGCAGGGATTGTTGAACACAAATTAGAACCTGTATCACAACCTGCTTTAGACATTCAAGCAATGACACAAGAAGCATTAACACTTACATTTGATATCACCATTAAACCAGAAGTTGAATTGGGTGAATACAAAGGGATTAAAGTTAAAGCTGAAGAAATCGTAGTAACTGATGAAGAAGTTGAACACGAATTAACACACATCCAAGAAGAAAACGCAGAATTTGTTGTCGTTGAAGAAGGCGTTGTTGAAGATGGTAACACAGTTGTTATCGACTTTGAAGGATTCAAAGACGGTGAAGCATTCGAGGGTGGTAAAGGTGAGAACTATTCATTAGAAATCGGTTCAAACTCATTCATTCCTGGATTTGAAGAAGCATTAATTGGATTAAAATCTGGTGAGGAAAAAGATATTGAATTATCATTCCCAGAAGGCTATCATGTTGAAGAACTTGCTGGACAACCTGTTGTATTCCATGTGGTACTGCATGAAGTAAAAGTGCGTGAGTTACCTGAAATCAATGATGACTTAGTAGCATTATTAGAAGACGAAAGCATTTCAACACTTGATGAGTTGAAAGCGAAGATCAAACATGATCTTGAACACCAACGTGAACACCAAGAAGAAGATCGCGTGAACGATGTATTGGTTAACACAATCATTGAAAATGCGAAGGTTGATGTCCCTGAAGTAATGATTACTGAAGAACTTGACCAAATGTTTAACGAATTCAATCAACGTCTTGCCCAACAAGGTATGAACTTTGAACTTTATTCACAAATCTTAAATCAAACTGAAGAAGATGTTAAAGAACAAATGAAGGAAGATGCTGACAAGCGTGTTCGTACACGTTTAGTTCTTGAAAAGATCGCAGATGTAGAAGGCTTAAAAGCTGAAGAAGAAGATGTTGAAAAAGAATATGAGTCAATTTCACAAATGTATGGCATTGAACTTGATCAAGTAAAACAAATTGTCTCAGTTGAAGCAGTAACTTATGAATTGTTATTGCGTAAAGCGATTGAGCTCGTACAAAGTACGCGAGTTTAAAAAAAGGACGCGTTGCGTCTTTTTTAACCTAAAAAGGAGGGACCGCAATGAGCGAAATGAATACAATGAATGTTCCTGTTGTCGCAACAAGAGGGATTATTCTATTCCCAAACCAAGAAATATTAATTGAAGTAGGACGCGATAAGAGCATGAATGCAGTTGAAGAAGCCGAAAAATTCTTCAATGGTCATGTACTTTTAGTCAGCCAAACGGATATTATGGTCGATGAACCCCATGAACAAGATTTGTTCAAATATGGTACATTGGTTCAAATTAAAAATGTAAAACGCAAAACAGGATTCTTACGTGTAACCTTTGGCGGATTACAACGCGCACGCATTGATTCATTAAATGAAGACAGTCAAATGTTCTTTGCGAGTGTTACACTTCTTGAAGATGAGATGGGTGACCACGATGAAGAAGTTGCATTAATTCGTACGATTACCAATGAAATTCAAAAAATGTCACCACAAAATGTCAGCATTCCACGTGAGATTGTCAATCAATTTACGATGGGAATTTCTTCAACACAGCTTGCAGATCAATTCTCACAATACTTCCCATTACAATTGGATCGTAAACAACAATTGCTTGAAACTTTAAATGTGAATGAACGTTTAATGATGATTATTCAAGAAATTCAACGTGAGAAAACACTCACAACCATTGAATCGGATATTAACGAACGTGTTAAAGGACGCATTGAAGAAAATCAACGTGAATACTATTTGCGTGAAAAGATGCGTGCGATTCGTGAAGAATTGGGTGATGTGGCTGATGTGGGTGAAGATACCGATGAATTCCGTCAGTTAATCGAAAACAACCCATATCCTGAAAACATTAAACAAAAAGCACTTGAAGAACTTCAACGTTATGAAATGTTACCGCAGGCATCCGGTGAATCGGGTGTGGTGCGTTCTTACTTAGAATGGCTCTTAAAAACACCATGGTGGCAAGAAACCAACGATGATGAAGATCTCAACAAAGTGCGTAATGTCTTAGATTCTGATCATTATGGACTTGAAAAAGTCAAAGATCGTATTATGGAATACCTTGCTGTGAAGCAAATGACGGGTACCCTTGATGCACCAATTCTATGTCTTGTAGGGCCTCCAGGGGTAGGGAAAACATCCCTTGCAACCTCAATCTCACATGCACTCAACCGTAAGTTTGTGAAAGCATCTTTAGGTGGAGTTCGTGATGAAGCAGAAATCCGTGGACACCGTCGTACTTACTTAGGATCAATGCCAGGTCGTATTATTCAAGGGATGAAAAAAGCAGGTGTTGTTAACCCTGTATTCCTTCTTGATGAAATTGACAAAATGGCATCCGACTACAAAGGCGATCCATCAAGTGCAATGCTTGAAGTCTTGGATCCAGAACAAAACAAACTCTTTAGCGATCACTACTTAGAAGAACCTTATGATCTTTCGAAAGTAATGTTTGTCGCAACCGCAAACTACTTAGGTGATATTCCTGAGGCCCTTCGTGACCGATTGGAAATCATTCAACTCAGCTCATATACTGAAGATGAGAAAGTAAATATTGCCCGTAAGCACTTAGTACCAAAACAACTTCGTGTTAATGGATTAAATGAAACACAATTCACACTCAGTGATGACATGCTTCGTTACCTAATCCGTCACTACACACGTGAAGCAGGGGTACGTCAATTAGAACGTGTCATCGCATCACTATGCCGTAAGACGGTACTTGCGATTCTTAAAGATTCAAAAGCATCCATCGATGTAACCGAAGCCATGATTACTGAATGGCTTGGTAAGACAATCTTTGAGTATGGTCAAAAAGAACAAAAGAATCAAGTCGGTGTTGTGACTGGACTTGCGTATACCTCATTTGGTGGTGATGTACTTCCAGTTGAAGTAACCTACTTTGACGGTAAAGGTCGCCTTATTGTTACAGGACAATTGGGTGATGTGATGAAGGAATCTGCAGAGATTGCCTTTGGATTTGTGAAGAGCCATGCGAAACAACTTGAAATCGAATCCGATTTCTTTGAAAAACATGACATCCACATTCACGTTCCTGAAGGAGCGGTACCTAAAGATGGTCCATCTGCAGGAATTACCCTTACAACCGCATTGATTAGTGCCATTACAAATCGTGAAGTTTATTCAGATATCGCAATGACGGGTGAAGTTACCCTTCGTGGTAATGTTCTTCCTATTGGTGGTCTCAAAGAGAAATCTCTTGCAGCACATCGTGTGGGGATTAACCGCATTGTGATTCCAAAGATGAACATGAAAGATATGGATGACATTCCTCAAGTTGTGAAGGATAGTGTCAAATTTATTCCGGTTGAATCCATGGAACAAGTGCTCAAGGAAGCACTCGTTCAATAAGATGCTCCAAGCACAAAATGCGCAGCTGATTCTTTCTGCTGCGCATTCTTCTCAATTCCCCGAAACTACAAAACCGGAAGTTGTAATGGTAGGGAAATCAAATGTTGGGAAATCATCCTTGATCAATGCACTGACTAACCGAAAACGTTTAGCTTATGTGGGTCAAAGACCTGGGAAAACACGACTCATTAATTTCTTTGATATTAATGAAGATTTATTGCTTGTGGACGTTCCAGGATATGGCTTTGCCAACCGTTCGAAACAAGAACAAATCGACTATGGAAAACTCATGGACTCCTACTATCAACTCAGACATCCAGCCTTAATGCTTTTACTGGTAGATTGTAGACGAGGGATGGCAGATGAAGATTATTTAATGCTTGAGTTTGCCTTTCACCATGACATTGATACCGCAATTGTACTCACAAAAACAGACAAATTATCACGTTCAAAAGTGGTTTCACTGCAACGCAACATCGAACGGGATACGGATCTTGAAGTGTTTTTATTCAGTGCAATTGGTCCCAATCAAGTTGATAAAATAACAAACCGAATCCAAAAGGTCTGTCGCTGACAGCCCTTTTTTATTGCTGAAACATCTGTTTATCACTGAGTATTGAAGAGTCCATCCAAATGTGGTATTATAACTTCAACGTCGATGAACAAGAGGTTTCGTAACAAACCATAGACAAAGCGAGCTGGCACAGGTGAAAGACAGCCTATGTGAGGGTATGAAATGTAGCTTGGGAGACGATATACAGAAAAAACGAAACATACAAGTATGTATATCCGTAATCTTGCGTTAAAAGAACGAAAGGCATCACAGGATGCAAATTAAGGTGGTACCGCGATAACATCGTCCTTTGGAGGGTGTTTTTTTATGTTTAAAAAGGAGACTTAGTATGAAACATTGGATTGAAACTGAACGTATAATCCTAAGACCAATTACCCTTGAGGATGCGCGTGATATGTTTGAGTATGCACACGATCACGAAGTGTGTCGCTATGTAACCTGGGATGCGCATCAATCGGTGGAACAAACTCAAGCCATTATTCGTGATTTCTTTTTACCAAAAGAATCCAATGAAGCATGGATTCCCACTTTTGCGGTAGTCCTTAAAGACACCCATAAAATGATTGGAACCTGTGATACTGTGGCACCAATAACGATCGATGGTAACGTAGAAATTGGCTATTCGCTAAACAGAACATATTGGAATCATGGCTATGCGACGGAAAGCTGTAAAGCTTTATGTGCCTATCTCTTTAATGAAGAGGGTGTCCGTCGCATCAAAATACGACACCATGTAGATAACATTGGGTCACGACGTGTTATTGAGAAATGTGGGTTTATTAAAGAAGGCGTCGAAAGACAACTGGTGAAATTTGAAGATGGCTATGCTGATATTGCCATTTACAGCATGTTTAAGGAGGAATTAAAATGAGCGACTTATCAAAAAAATATGAACATAAACAAGTAGAAGAAGGGAAGTATCAAACCTGGGTTGAAAAGGGATATTTCACTGCAGGTGATTCATCAAAAAAACCATATTCATTAGTAATACCACCTCCAAATGTAACGGGTAAATTACACTTAGGGCATGCGTGGGATACAACCCTACAAGACATCATCATGCGTTATCAACGCTTGTTAGGTAAAGATGTCTTGTATCTTCCAGGTATGGATCATGCAGGCATCGCAACGCAAGCAAAGGTTGAAGAAAAACTTCGCGGCCAAGGCATTTCACGCTATGACTTAGGTCGTGAAAAATTCTTAGAAGTATCCTGGGATTGGAAAGAAGAGTATGCAAGTCATATTCGTGAACAATGGGCGAAAATGGGGCTCTCTTTAGACTACACACGTGAACGTTTCACACTTGACGATGGGCTAAGTGAAGCTGTTAAGAAAGTGTTTGTTGATTTATACAATGACGGGTTAATATTTCAAGGATACCGAATCATTAACTGGGATGTAGAAGCACAAACCGCCCTTTCCAATATTGAGGTTATCCATAAAGAAGTCGAAGGCGCCTTTTACACCTTTACCTATGAAGTTGTGGAAACGGGTGAAAAATTAAGCGTTGCAACAACACGTCCTGAAACCATGTTTGGAGATGTTTGCATTGTAGTTCACCCTGATGATCCACGCTATACACACCTTGTAGGCAAACATGCAATCAATCCAGCCAACGGTGAAGCACTCCCAATCATTACCGATGAATATATTGACATTGAATTTGGAACAGGGGTCATGAAATGTACGCCTGCACACGATCCAAATGACTTTGAAATTGGGAAGAAATATGGGCTTGAGATGCCAATTTGTATGAATCCTGATGGATCGATGAATGAACTTGCAGGAAAATATGAAGGCATGAAACGCTTTGATTGCCGAAAAGAATTAGTGAAAGACATTGAATCAGCGGGGAATTTAGTTTCCGTTGAAAAACACATTCACCAAGTAGGACACTCTGAACGTACGGATGTGATTGTTGAACCATACCTTTCAAAACAATGGTTTGTAAAAATGAAACCATTGGCTGAGGAAGTTTTAAAATTCCAAGATACAGAAGAAGGAATTCATTTTTATCCTGAACGGTTTAACCACACCTTCAACCAATGGCTCGAAGGCATTGAAGACTGGTGCATTTCACGCCAATTATGGTGGGGACACCGTATACCAGCATGGTTCCATAATGAAACTGAGGAAATCTATGTCGGCTTAGAAGCACCTGAAGATATCGAAAACTGGCATCAAGATGAAGATGTATTGGATACATGGTTCTCATCAGCCCTTTGGCCATTTTCAACCTTAGGGTGGCCTGAAGAAACCTCTGATCTTGCCCGTTATTATCCAACGGATGTTTTGGTAACTGGTTATGACATTATTTTCTTCTGGGTAGCTCGTATGGCATTTCAAGCACGCTATTTTACCCAATCACGTCCGTTTAAGGATGTGCTTATGCATGGACTGATTCGTGATGAACATGGGCGTAAAATGAGTAAATCATTAGGCAATGGGGTTGATCCAATGGATGTAATCGAACAGTATGGCGTCGATTCACTGCGCTATTTCCTTACAACCAATTCAACACCTGGACAAGATGCACGTTATATGCCAGAAAAAGTTGAAAGTTCATGGAACTTCATCAATAAGATTTGGAATGCGGCACGCTTTGTGATGATGCACCTTGATGGAAAACACTATGATATCAATGCGTCACTGCTTTCTGAAGTAGACCGTTTTATCATTAACCAATTCAACACTACACTAAAAGAAGTGCGCATGAATATGGATAAATATGAGTTTGCACTTGCAGGCAATGCCATGACTCGATTTGTATGGGATGATTTCTGCAGTTGGTATATTGAGCTTTCAAAAAGTGGGCTTCAAAGCAGTGATGAATCCGTGGTATATGCAACAAAAGCAACCCTAGAAACCATGCTTCATCATATTGTGGTAATGCTTCAACCGTTTATGCCTTTTGTTACCGAAGAACTTTACCTTGCTCTTCCACACCATTTGGAAAGTATCAATCTTGAAACATGGCCGCAAGCAATTGACATCAGTGATGACGGATTGGATGCCGTAGCGATGATGATTGA
This DNA window, taken from Erysipelothrix larvae, encodes the following:
- a CDS encoding RNA polymerase sigma factor, whose translation is MRDDLFLKVLNQNKDPMFRYCVSITHNFHDAEDLVQEAFIKLYELEIDDETHAKNWLYKVCHNAGVLEYAVPMYRFHVYVEGVAIDGEELLVELFVPAL
- the tig gene encoding trigger factor, which encodes MKSTWTLNENSTGKLIVEVEPKAWQEAQEKAMDALIKNVEIEGFRKGHAPKKLAAKQVNPQSVMLDAVNVVANDAFVAGIVEHKLEPVSQPALDIQAMTQEALTLTFDITIKPEVELGEYKGIKVKAEEIVVTDEEVEHELTHIQEENAEFVVVEEGVVEDGNTVVIDFEGFKDGEAFEGGKGENYSLEIGSNSFIPGFEEALIGLKSGEEKDIELSFPEGYHVEELAGQPVVFHVVLHEVKVRELPEINDDLVALLEDESISTLDELKAKIKHDLEHQREHQEEDRVNDVLVNTIIENAKVDVPEVMITEELDQMFNEFNQRLAQQGMNFELYSQILNQTEEDVKEQMKEDADKRVRTRLVLEKIADVEGLKAEEEDVEKEYESISQMYGIELDQVKQIVSVEAVTYELLLRKAIELVQSTRV
- the lon gene encoding endopeptidase La gives rise to the protein MSEMNTMNVPVVATRGIILFPNQEILIEVGRDKSMNAVEEAEKFFNGHVLLVSQTDIMVDEPHEQDLFKYGTLVQIKNVKRKTGFLRVTFGGLQRARIDSLNEDSQMFFASVTLLEDEMGDHDEEVALIRTITNEIQKMSPQNVSIPREIVNQFTMGISSTQLADQFSQYFPLQLDRKQQLLETLNVNERLMMIIQEIQREKTLTTIESDINERVKGRIEENQREYYLREKMRAIREELGDVADVGEDTDEFRQLIENNPYPENIKQKALEELQRYEMLPQASGESGVVRSYLEWLLKTPWWQETNDDEDLNKVRNVLDSDHYGLEKVKDRIMEYLAVKQMTGTLDAPILCLVGPPGVGKTSLATSISHALNRKFVKASLGGVRDEAEIRGHRRTYLGSMPGRIIQGMKKAGVVNPVFLLDEIDKMASDYKGDPSSAMLEVLDPEQNKLFSDHYLEEPYDLSKVMFVATANYLGDIPEALRDRLEIIQLSSYTEDEKVNIARKHLVPKQLRVNGLNETQFTLSDDMLRYLIRHYTREAGVRQLERVIASLCRKTVLAILKDSKASIDVTEAMITEWLGKTIFEYGQKEQKNQVGVVTGLAYTSFGGDVLPVEVTYFDGKGRLIVTGQLGDVMKESAEIAFGFVKSHAKQLEIESDFFEKHDIHIHVPEGAVPKDGPSAGITLTTALISAITNREVYSDIAMTGEVTLRGNVLPIGGLKEKSLAAHRVGINRIVIPKMNMKDMDDIPQVVKDSVKFIPVESMEQVLKEALVQ
- the yihA gene encoding ribosome biogenesis GTP-binding protein YihA/YsxC; the encoded protein is MLQAQNAQLILSAAHSSQFPETTKPEVVMVGKSNVGKSSLINALTNRKRLAYVGQRPGKTRLINFFDINEDLLLVDVPGYGFANRSKQEQIDYGKLMDSYYQLRHPALMLLLVDCRRGMADEDYLMLEFAFHHDIDTAIVLTKTDKLSRSKVVSLQRNIERDTDLEVFLFSAIGPNQVDKITNRIQKVCR
- a CDS encoding GNAT family N-acetyltransferase translates to MKHWIETERIILRPITLEDARDMFEYAHDHEVCRYVTWDAHQSVEQTQAIIRDFFLPKESNEAWIPTFAVVLKDTHKMIGTCDTVAPITIDGNVEIGYSLNRTYWNHGYATESCKALCAYLFNEEGVRRIKIRHHVDNIGSRRVIEKCGFIKEGVERQLVKFEDGYADIAIYSMFKEELK
- a CDS encoding valine--tRNA ligase, with product MSDLSKKYEHKQVEEGKYQTWVEKGYFTAGDSSKKPYSLVIPPPNVTGKLHLGHAWDTTLQDIIMRYQRLLGKDVLYLPGMDHAGIATQAKVEEKLRGQGISRYDLGREKFLEVSWDWKEEYASHIREQWAKMGLSLDYTRERFTLDDGLSEAVKKVFVDLYNDGLIFQGYRIINWDVEAQTALSNIEVIHKEVEGAFYTFTYEVVETGEKLSVATTRPETMFGDVCIVVHPDDPRYTHLVGKHAINPANGEALPIITDEYIDIEFGTGVMKCTPAHDPNDFEIGKKYGLEMPICMNPDGSMNELAGKYEGMKRFDCRKELVKDIESAGNLVSVEKHIHQVGHSERTDVIVEPYLSKQWFVKMKPLAEEVLKFQDTEEGIHFYPERFNHTFNQWLEGIEDWCISRQLWWGHRIPAWFHNETEEIYVGLEAPEDIENWHQDEDVLDTWFSSALWPFSTLGWPEETSDLARYYPTDVLVTGYDIIFFWVARMAFQARYFTQSRPFKDVLMHGLIRDEHGRKMSKSLGNGVDPMDVIEQYGVDSLRYFLTTNSTPGQDARYMPEKVESSWNFINKIWNAARFVMMHLDGKHYDINASLLSEVDRFIINQFNTTLKEVRMNMDKYEFALAGNAMTRFVWDDFCSWYIELSKSGLQSSDESVVYATKATLETMLHHIVVMLQPFMPFVTEELYLALPHHLESINLETWPQAIDISDDGLDAVAMMIESIKAVREARVNYDVKPSKPLDAMILDSNNTPYPLSETLCVMTQNMAKVSLSTITQDKLVLPIKGGAVVLDKSQLVDVEALKEKLNTEVVRLENELKRSESMLSNENFTKRAPQAKVDQEVAKRDEYKRQLELVLAQLNELV